A window of the Acanthochromis polyacanthus isolate Apoly-LR-REF ecotype Palm Island chromosome 10, KAUST_Apoly_ChrSc, whole genome shotgun sequence genome harbors these coding sequences:
- the rhogd gene encoding ras homolog gene family, member Gd, whose translation MQTIKCVVVGDGAVGKTCLLISYTTNAFPEEYIPTVFDNYSAQMSVDGRTVSLNLWDTAGQEEYDRLRTLSYPQTNVFIICFSIGSPSSHANVRHKWHPEVSHHCPNVPILLVGTKRDLRGDAETVKKLKEQGLAPTTQQQGNALAKQIGAVKYMECSALLQDGVREVFAEAVRAVLYPVTKKNPKKCVLL comes from the coding sequence ATGCAGACCATAAAGTGTGTGGTGGTGGGTGACGGGGCAGTGGGTAAAACCTGCCTACTCATCTCTTATACAACCAATGCCTTCCCCGAAGAGTACATTCCCACAGTGTTTGACAACTACAGCGCTCAGATGAGTGTGGATGGCCGCACTGTCAGCCTCAACTTGTGGGACACGGCGGGCCAGGAGGAGTATGACCGCCTGCGTACCCTCTCCTATCCCCAGACCAACGTTTTCATCATATGTTTTTCCATTGGCAGTCCCTCCTCCCATGCCAATGTCAGGCACAAGTGGCACCCTGAGGTGTCTCACCACTGCCCCAACGTGCCCATCCTCCTGGTGGGCACCAAGAGAGACCTGAGAGGCGATGCGGAAACGGTGAAGAAGCTAAAGGAGCAGGGTCTGGCCCCTACCACCCAGCAGCAAGGCAACGCCCTGGCCAAGCAGATTGGGGCTGTTAAATACATGGAGTGTTCTGCACTTCTGCAGGATGGCGTCAGGGAGGTGTTTGCCGAAGCTGTGAGGGCAGTGTTGTATCCAGTCACGAAAAAGAATCCCAAGAAGTGTGTGCTGTTGTAA
- the fhdc2 gene encoding FH2 domain-containing protein 1 isoform X1, giving the protein MHINLTVAIKESRSFHGTQPLCPTTALVEVTAMEPRAVLVAPPPPPPPPPPPPPPPPPPAPPSSSSSSSSSSSSPFSRADSARRSRLRKLNWERIPKEKVEGRKSVWSGAAPGEDEFPIDLHSLDELFGQKDSKPRDRTSTLRRRSALLRCKSPQDNSEEISLLDSKRSMNIGIFLRQFKMPAKEIVEDIRQGAGGRYGAEKLTELCKLLPDSEEESRLRRFSGERSCLGEPDLFMLLLVEIPSFRLRLDAMILQQEFDPAMTSLCVAARCLREAARELLSCPELHSILRLVLKAGNYMNAGGYAGNAAGFRISSLLKLADTKANKPGMNLLHFVAMEAVKKDQSLLSFPGQLGHVGSASRLCEESVLDDLSKLKSRLVALKANIQTEAEIEQHTQPFLEVAEERLKEAEDEVEGMKMSSQALVEFFCEDDSTFKLEEACRVLHLFCHRFQKAVQENAERELKEQKRLERQREMGEKRRSLAVCTGLDVSLSLAREPQSQENQDELEKLLEKNLSYTWSRRSLRSFDTRRYSQQLHNDAHLHSSSMLKSFPELGSSPTSASYHSNSSSDHETTAVLCSSPETDGTCSPVEQEPALGRGSRPRRDASTNLSVEAVQDSHIATFSASQHGSSFTVKQHGPESISYMLQHHPKAAGLQKEADFSHKHMALMNSSCTNSAINTDPPAQCVKSQASTRRQRFGLPVADSNCPLQSKSNDSSVNEAERHSLLTNATLSRSDSGAGLLRYQRSETNSQSSVNTQPQTREAPFIKTSAETPLHAAGLTKQSDTEVVSTPVEENWMPSSLPEFSQSQPEEASDLPGAERETARSYSRVGETLECHTLVKGLRSYDALSPPTSPLPRPAPSLCSKWRKEREVDLREGTTPGSPTSKEETRTMRIPVRSGIGAKRGLVSRAGPSNSTGIPRVRSKTEPSNGAPPLTSSATPSRLSAPHSISMRSSPITRPAATQTDVKRSNSVRERTLSEPQTPGKSILTRRTSDRSVPEKVSSSPQSVFIRGSPVRVSKRLAPNSETQVLSQPRAAHSPSSATAKTIRTAVISAARSKTAKTTSTSTSPVGSKIPTASRIPGPKMPRDATSQPLWR; this is encoded by the exons ATGCACATCAACCTGACTGTGGCCATCAAGGAATCGCGCTCCTTTCATGGAACACAGCCCCTCTGTCCCACCACTGCCCTTGTGGAAGTGACAGCCATGGAGCCACGAGCGGTGCTGGTTGCCCCTCCACcgcccccacctcctcctcctccacctcctcctccaccacctccacctgcaccaccatcttcctcctcctcctcctcttcttcttcttcttcgcctTTCAGCCGGGCAGATAGCGCCCGTCGGAGCCGGCTGAGGAAGCTGAACTGGGAGCGTATCCCCAAGGAGAAggtggaggggaggaagagCGTGTGGAGTGGGGCGGCGCCGGGCGAGGACGAGTTCCCAATCGACCTCCACTCTCTGGACGAGCTGTTCGGTCAGAAGGACAGTAAGCCTCGGGACAGAACCAGTACACTGAGGCGGAGATCTGCACTGCTACGCTGTAAATCCCCTCAGGACAACTCGGAAGAG ATCTCTCTATTGGACTCCAAACGCAGCATGAATATTGGAATATTTCTGCGGCAGTTCAAAAT gCCTGCAAAGGAGATAGTTGAGGACATCAGGCAGGGTGCTGGAGGCCGTTACGGAGCAGAGAAGCTCACAGAGCTTTGCAAATTGCTGCCTGACAGTGAGGAG GAGTCTCGCCTGAGGAGGTTCAGCGGGGAGCGGAGCTGTCTCGGAGAGCCCGATCTTTTCATGCTGCTGTTGGTGGAAATCCCCAG TTTTCGGCTGCGTCTGGATGCCATGATCCTGCAGCAAGAGTTTGACCCTGCTATGACCTCTCTGTGTGTGGCAGCCAGATGTCTGAGGGAGGCGGCCAGAG AACTGCTGAGCTGTCCAGAATTACACTCCATCCTCCGTTTGGTGCTGAAAGCAGGGAACTATATGAATGCT GGTGGATATGCAGGGAATGCTGCTGGTTTTCGAATTTCATCTCTTCTCAAACTGGCTGACACCAAAGCCAACAAGCCAGGCATgaatttgctgcattttgttgCTATG GAAGCTGTGAAAAAAGACCAGAGTCTACTGTCATTTCCAGGCCAACTAGGCCATGTTGGCTCCGCCTCCAG gTTGTGTGAGGAGTCTGTGTTGGATGACTTATCCAAGTTAAAAAGCAGACTGGTAGCTCTCAAGGCAAATATACAGACTGAGGCAGAGATTGAGCAGCATACACAACCTTTTCTGGAG GTGGCTGAGGAACGTCTGAAGGAGGCAGAGGATGAGGTGGAAGGTATGAAGATGTCCAGTCAGGCTCTGGTGGAGTTCTTCTGTGAAGATGACAGCACTTTCAAATTAGAAGAAGCTTGCAGAGTCTTACATTTGTTTTGCCACCGTTTCCAAAAAGCTGTCCAG gaAAATGCAGAACGGGAACTGAAGGAGCAGAAACGCCTGGAACGTCAGCGTGAAATGGGAGAAAAGCGTCGCTCTCTTGCTGTTTGTACGGGGCTGGACGTGAGCTTGAGCCTCGCCAGGGAGCCTCAAAGTCAGGAGAACCAAGATGAGCTAGAGAAACTTCTGGAGAAGAATTTGAGCTACACATGGAGCCGTCGTAGCCTCAGAAGCTTTGATACCCGGAGATATTCCCAACAGCTCCACAATGATGCCCATCTCCACAGCTCATCCATGCTCAAAAGCTTCCCTGAGCTTGGCAGCAGCCCGACATCAGCCAGTTATCACTCAAACAGCTCCTCTGACCATGAGACCACCGCTGTACTCTGTAGCTCCCCAGAGACCGATGGCACATGTTCTCCAGTTGAGCAAGAACCTGCTCTGGGCAGAGGAAGCAGGCCTCGGCGCGACGCATCAACAAACCTGAGTGTGGAAGCAGTTCAGGACTCACACATTGCAACATTTAGTGCTTCTCAGCATGGAAGCAGCTTCACGGTGAAGCAACATGGGCCTGAGAGCATTTCTTACATGTTGCAACACCATCCAAAGGCAGCAGGACTTCAAAAGGAAGCAgatttttcacacaaacacatggctTTGATGAACAGTTCCTGTACAAACTCTGCTATAAATACTGATCCACCAGCGCAGTGTGTTAAAAGCCAGGCCTCTACTCGTAGACAAAGGTTTGGCCTGCCAGTGGCGGACAGTAATTGTCCTCTTCAGAGTAAATCTAATGACTCTTCCGTCAATGAGGCCGAACGACACTCTCTTCTTACAAATGCAACACTTTCTCGTAGTGACAGCGGGGCTGGGCTGTTGAGGTACCAGAGATCTGAGACTAATTCTCAGTCATCTGTGAACACTCAGCCACAGACAAGAGAAGCACCTTTCATTAAAACAAGTGCTGAGACGCCTTTGCATGCTGCAGGTTTAACAAAACAATCAGATACAGAAGTGGTGTCCACACCTGTGGAGGAGAACTGGATGCCCTCCAGTCTACCAGAGTTCAGCCAGTCGCAGCCAGAGGAGGCGTCCGACTTGCCCGGTGCTGAAAGGGAGACGGCGAGGTCGTACTCCCGTGTCGGTGAAACACTGGAGTGTCACACTCTGGTGAAAGGCCTCCGATCCTACGATGCCTTGTCGCCCCCAACCTCCCCACTCCCACGACCTGCACCAAGCCTCTGCTCCAAGTggaggaaagagagggaggtCGACCTTCGAGAGGGGACGACTCCTGGGTCTCCAACATCAAAGGAGGAGACGAGAACCATGAGGATCCCTGTGCGCAGTGGAATCGGGGCCAAGAGGGGACTTGTGTCACGTGCAGGTCCTTCCAACAGCACAGGCATCCCCAGGGTGCGCTCTAAAACTGAACCTTCAAATGGAGCCCCACCTCTGACAAGCTCAGCCACCCCTAGCCGGTTGTCTGCTCCTCATAGCATATCAATGCGATCGTCTCCCATCACTCGACCCGCTGCTACTCAGACAGATGTGAAACGAAGTAACAGCGTACGGGAGAGAACTTTAAGTGAGCCACAGACTCCCGGGAAGTCCATTCTAACCCGTCGGACTTCAGACAGATCAGTACCAGAGAAGGTTTCAAGTAGCCCCCAGTCAGTTTTTATCCGAGGAAGTCCTGTCCGTGTGTCCAAACGACTCGCCCCGAACTCTGAGACTCAGGTTCTCTCTCAGCCTCGTGCTGCTCACAGCCCATCCTCTGCCACAGCCAAGACCATACGCACGGCTGTTATATCCGCTGCCCGAAGTAAAACTGCCAAGACGACAAGCACCAGCACCTCTCCAGTTGGCTCTAAAATCCCAACAGCTTCACGCATACCTGGTCCAAAAATGCCTCGAGATGCGACTTCTCAGCCACTATGGAGGTGA
- the fhdc2 gene encoding FH2 domain-containing protein 1 isoform X2, with protein MNLLHFVAMEAVKKDQSLLSFPGQLGHVGSASRLCEESVLDDLSKLKSRLVALKANIQTEAEIEQHTQPFLEVAEERLKEAEDEVEGMKMSSQALVEFFCEDDSTFKLEEACRVLHLFCHRFQKAVQENAERELKEQKRLERQREMGEKRRSLAVCTGLDVSLSLAREPQSQENQDELEKLLEKNLSYTWSRRSLRSFDTRRYSQQLHNDAHLHSSSMLKSFPELGSSPTSASYHSNSSSDHETTAVLCSSPETDGTCSPVEQEPALGRGSRPRRDASTNLSVEAVQDSHIATFSASQHGSSFTVKQHGPESISYMLQHHPKAAGLQKEADFSHKHMALMNSSCTNSAINTDPPAQCVKSQASTRRQRFGLPVADSNCPLQSKSNDSSVNEAERHSLLTNATLSRSDSGAGLLRYQRSETNSQSSVNTQPQTREAPFIKTSAETPLHAAGLTKQSDTEVVSTPVEENWMPSSLPEFSQSQPEEASDLPGAERETARSYSRVGETLECHTLVKGLRSYDALSPPTSPLPRPAPSLCSKWRKEREVDLREGTTPGSPTSKEETRTMRIPVRSGIGAKRGLVSRAGPSNSTGIPRVRSKTEPSNGAPPLTSSATPSRLSAPHSISMRSSPITRPAATQTDVKRSNSVRERTLSEPQTPGKSILTRRTSDRSVPEKVSSSPQSVFIRGSPVRVSKRLAPNSETQVLSQPRAAHSPSSATAKTIRTAVISAARSKTAKTTSTSTSPVGSKIPTASRIPGPKMPRDATSQPLWR; from the exons ATgaatttgctgcattttgttgCTATG GAAGCTGTGAAAAAAGACCAGAGTCTACTGTCATTTCCAGGCCAACTAGGCCATGTTGGCTCCGCCTCCAG gTTGTGTGAGGAGTCTGTGTTGGATGACTTATCCAAGTTAAAAAGCAGACTGGTAGCTCTCAAGGCAAATATACAGACTGAGGCAGAGATTGAGCAGCATACACAACCTTTTCTGGAG GTGGCTGAGGAACGTCTGAAGGAGGCAGAGGATGAGGTGGAAGGTATGAAGATGTCCAGTCAGGCTCTGGTGGAGTTCTTCTGTGAAGATGACAGCACTTTCAAATTAGAAGAAGCTTGCAGAGTCTTACATTTGTTTTGCCACCGTTTCCAAAAAGCTGTCCAG gaAAATGCAGAACGGGAACTGAAGGAGCAGAAACGCCTGGAACGTCAGCGTGAAATGGGAGAAAAGCGTCGCTCTCTTGCTGTTTGTACGGGGCTGGACGTGAGCTTGAGCCTCGCCAGGGAGCCTCAAAGTCAGGAGAACCAAGATGAGCTAGAGAAACTTCTGGAGAAGAATTTGAGCTACACATGGAGCCGTCGTAGCCTCAGAAGCTTTGATACCCGGAGATATTCCCAACAGCTCCACAATGATGCCCATCTCCACAGCTCATCCATGCTCAAAAGCTTCCCTGAGCTTGGCAGCAGCCCGACATCAGCCAGTTATCACTCAAACAGCTCCTCTGACCATGAGACCACCGCTGTACTCTGTAGCTCCCCAGAGACCGATGGCACATGTTCTCCAGTTGAGCAAGAACCTGCTCTGGGCAGAGGAAGCAGGCCTCGGCGCGACGCATCAACAAACCTGAGTGTGGAAGCAGTTCAGGACTCACACATTGCAACATTTAGTGCTTCTCAGCATGGAAGCAGCTTCACGGTGAAGCAACATGGGCCTGAGAGCATTTCTTACATGTTGCAACACCATCCAAAGGCAGCAGGACTTCAAAAGGAAGCAgatttttcacacaaacacatggctTTGATGAACAGTTCCTGTACAAACTCTGCTATAAATACTGATCCACCAGCGCAGTGTGTTAAAAGCCAGGCCTCTACTCGTAGACAAAGGTTTGGCCTGCCAGTGGCGGACAGTAATTGTCCTCTTCAGAGTAAATCTAATGACTCTTCCGTCAATGAGGCCGAACGACACTCTCTTCTTACAAATGCAACACTTTCTCGTAGTGACAGCGGGGCTGGGCTGTTGAGGTACCAGAGATCTGAGACTAATTCTCAGTCATCTGTGAACACTCAGCCACAGACAAGAGAAGCACCTTTCATTAAAACAAGTGCTGAGACGCCTTTGCATGCTGCAGGTTTAACAAAACAATCAGATACAGAAGTGGTGTCCACACCTGTGGAGGAGAACTGGATGCCCTCCAGTCTACCAGAGTTCAGCCAGTCGCAGCCAGAGGAGGCGTCCGACTTGCCCGGTGCTGAAAGGGAGACGGCGAGGTCGTACTCCCGTGTCGGTGAAACACTGGAGTGTCACACTCTGGTGAAAGGCCTCCGATCCTACGATGCCTTGTCGCCCCCAACCTCCCCACTCCCACGACCTGCACCAAGCCTCTGCTCCAAGTggaggaaagagagggaggtCGACCTTCGAGAGGGGACGACTCCTGGGTCTCCAACATCAAAGGAGGAGACGAGAACCATGAGGATCCCTGTGCGCAGTGGAATCGGGGCCAAGAGGGGACTTGTGTCACGTGCAGGTCCTTCCAACAGCACAGGCATCCCCAGGGTGCGCTCTAAAACTGAACCTTCAAATGGAGCCCCACCTCTGACAAGCTCAGCCACCCCTAGCCGGTTGTCTGCTCCTCATAGCATATCAATGCGATCGTCTCCCATCACTCGACCCGCTGCTACTCAGACAGATGTGAAACGAAGTAACAGCGTACGGGAGAGAACTTTAAGTGAGCCACAGACTCCCGGGAAGTCCATTCTAACCCGTCGGACTTCAGACAGATCAGTACCAGAGAAGGTTTCAAGTAGCCCCCAGTCAGTTTTTATCCGAGGAAGTCCTGTCCGTGTGTCCAAACGACTCGCCCCGAACTCTGAGACTCAGGTTCTCTCTCAGCCTCGTGCTGCTCACAGCCCATCCTCTGCCACAGCCAAGACCATACGCACGGCTGTTATATCCGCTGCCCGAAGTAAAACTGCCAAGACGACAAGCACCAGCACCTCTCCAGTTGGCTCTAAAATCCCAACAGCTTCACGCATACCTGGTCCAAAAATGCCTCGAGATGCGACTTCTCAGCCACTATGGAGGTGA
- the fhdc2 gene encoding FH2 domain-containing protein 1 isoform X3 codes for MHINLTVAIKESRSFHGTQPLCPTTALVEVTAMEPRAVLVAPPPPPPPPPPPPPPPPPPAPPSSSSSSSSSSSSPFSRADSARRSRLRKLNWERIPKEKVEGRKSVWSGAAPGEDEFPIDLHSLDELFGQKDSKPRDRTSTLRRRSALLRCKSPQDNSEEISLLDSKRSMNIGIFLRQFKMPAKEIVEDIRQGAGGRYGAEKLTELCKLLPDSEEESRLRRFSGERSCLGEPDLFMLLLVEIPSFRLRLDAMILQQEFDPAMTSLCVAARCLREAARELLSCPELHSILRLVLKAGNYMNAGGYAGNAAGFRISSLLKLADTKANKPGMNLLHFVAMEAVKKDQSLLSFPGQLGHVGSASRSVSSQNLDPIRSCTD; via the exons ATGCACATCAACCTGACTGTGGCCATCAAGGAATCGCGCTCCTTTCATGGAACACAGCCCCTCTGTCCCACCACTGCCCTTGTGGAAGTGACAGCCATGGAGCCACGAGCGGTGCTGGTTGCCCCTCCACcgcccccacctcctcctcctccacctcctcctccaccacctccacctgcaccaccatcttcctcctcctcctcctcttcttcttcttcttcgcctTTCAGCCGGGCAGATAGCGCCCGTCGGAGCCGGCTGAGGAAGCTGAACTGGGAGCGTATCCCCAAGGAGAAggtggaggggaggaagagCGTGTGGAGTGGGGCGGCGCCGGGCGAGGACGAGTTCCCAATCGACCTCCACTCTCTGGACGAGCTGTTCGGTCAGAAGGACAGTAAGCCTCGGGACAGAACCAGTACACTGAGGCGGAGATCTGCACTGCTACGCTGTAAATCCCCTCAGGACAACTCGGAAGAG ATCTCTCTATTGGACTCCAAACGCAGCATGAATATTGGAATATTTCTGCGGCAGTTCAAAAT gCCTGCAAAGGAGATAGTTGAGGACATCAGGCAGGGTGCTGGAGGCCGTTACGGAGCAGAGAAGCTCACAGAGCTTTGCAAATTGCTGCCTGACAGTGAGGAG GAGTCTCGCCTGAGGAGGTTCAGCGGGGAGCGGAGCTGTCTCGGAGAGCCCGATCTTTTCATGCTGCTGTTGGTGGAAATCCCCAG TTTTCGGCTGCGTCTGGATGCCATGATCCTGCAGCAAGAGTTTGACCCTGCTATGACCTCTCTGTGTGTGGCAGCCAGATGTCTGAGGGAGGCGGCCAGAG AACTGCTGAGCTGTCCAGAATTACACTCCATCCTCCGTTTGGTGCTGAAAGCAGGGAACTATATGAATGCT GGTGGATATGCAGGGAATGCTGCTGGTTTTCGAATTTCATCTCTTCTCAAACTGGCTGACACCAAAGCCAACAAGCCAGGCATgaatttgctgcattttgttgCTATG GAAGCTGTGAAAAAAGACCAGAGTCTACTGTCATTTCCAGGCCAACTAGGCCATGTTGGCTCCGCCTCCAGGTCAGTCTCTTCCCAAAACTTGGATCCCATTAGATCCTGCACTGATTGA